TGCAGGGTCAGCAGGACACAATGTCCTCTACAGCCCACCTCCACAGCTTGTCTCCTGACTGTGTACTGCAGCCCTCTCTACTTTGAGCAAGAAGATGTGAAAGGACCTGAGGAAAACCTCCCACTGACAGAGAAAGGACTGTGCAAACCACCCACCCCTTGGGAGCAAGGCGGCTTTGCAGAACGGCTGAAAGGAGGATTCCTGTGCAGTCCTGCTCTCCCTCTCAGACAGCAGATCTCCAAACACACAGGAAGACATTCAGGAGGTTCACCCCTGCTGCTCATCTACTGCAAAGCTTCCCCTGGAACATCCAACTGTGAAACAGAGAATGAAAACTCAAAGATGAAAGGGACACATGATGGACCGTAAAGTCAAACAACACTGACTCCGTCTTTCCatccagaaaataagaaagttgGAAGTAAGCTCCAAACAGAATGAATGCCTTGTTTAACCTCCTCGCTGGGATACTCTACATACTATTCTGAAGTTAATAGAACACTTTCAATAATTTATAGCTAACCTTTTATCCTACTACATTTTGAAATCTGCTACCTTACACTAATAAATAAACAACGGAGAAAAGGCACTTTGTGTGGCACCTACCCCGTGAGTCAGTGAACATGTACGTGTGGGCAGGCAGAGGCATGGGCAGGAGCCTGCAGAATCACAAAAGGATGACAGAAACAATGTTTACAAGTTCAAATGCCCTCAGCTGTGGAAAAGAAGCAACGGAAAAACCACATCAATCTGGAAAAAATTCATCTGAGGAGGCTAACATTTGAAAAGCACCTATGTCAGAACCCAAACCTACAGATACTCTCTTGGGGGAGTCCAAAAGAAGATTATACCCACCCCAGTCCTGTGGGGGGTAATAACAATGTTTGCATATTTAAAAGGTTAAACCCAGGACATCCCTAGGACCAGGATCCCACCTTTGTTATTTCAACACAACATTCCCCCGTTCGCTGCATTTTGGGGGGGGGCAAGAAATACAATTTAAcgaaaacccaaacaaattcCCTAGTACCACAGCAGCAACGCAACTCGAATTCACTCCAGCTCTGACCCACGCAGCTGATCCTCAGCACATGCCAAGAtgccctcccttctcccctgcaGCACCGTCGCTCCCCTGACAGCAAAGCCCCTTGCCCCATCCCTAGGGAACACAGCTCAGCTCCGTGCGGCCATCGGCTGCAGAGAAGAATCCATCTGCTGCGACTTCAAAGAGGACAAGCTGGAGCCGTGCGATTCCTAAAGCCCACAAATATTCCATCTTGGTTTGCCTGATTTGTCATTAGCATTTCTCATGCCTAAATTAAGAAGGACAGGCAGCATCACGTGTGTGCTGACAGTGCTGGAGCTGAACAGCTTTTATAGCTTCGCCTCCTTTCCCTCCACACCTCCCAGTGTTTCCTGGCTGCTCCTGTCGCAGACCAGCACACAACCAGCCACCACAAGCCCAATCAATGTTATGAGGGTGCACTAACTATTCAGTGTTTGGTGTGAACTCCAGCACAACTAAGGAACCAAGGATTTTACCACATCTACAGGGCACTGACCTGTTTGCCCATTTTCCCTGTTCTCAAAGATCCTTCAGCCTGGCACCCAACTCTGTGATGAAGCCTGTTTAGCACCAGTGAAGTTCCCCACATTCAGACTGACAACGTTCTGAGCTGAGATGAGGGAATCAAAGTTAAAATCCAGCCCATCTGCGTCCATGAGTTCACTGCGGATAATGGACTCCATGTCACACTCCAGGCTCCCATTGAAAATATCCAGGTCCAAGTCACTTGGGAATTTCTCGTGTCCCATGACCGGGAGGTTCACGCTAGAGGAGTACAAAGAGGAGCCTGAGAGCGGGTCAGAAAGTGTTTGCATAGACTGACTGACGGGTGACTGCTGATGTTTGGTGGATCCCAAGCTGTTTGAGTCACTCAAGCCTATGTTACTGATGGAACTGGACAAGGCACGGCTGCCACTAAGAGAGGAGCTGTGGGACTGGTGCTGGTGATGAGGCAGGCTCTGATTGACCAGCCCGCCCTGGCCGGATTGCGCAGCAAAGGACATCATGGGGTCGTTGCGGAGCATTATATTCCTGCGGGAATTCTGGGCGGACACAGCCGTGCTGGCTTGTGACATGAGTGGGTCAGACTGTGTCATCATGACATCGCTGTGACTAAGTGCATCCGAGGCGAGGAGATCCTGCAGCGTCTGGTTGTTGTAAtgagaaatggaagagaaggtgGCCGGCTTGTTCTCCTGAATGGTCTGCATGGGCGACTGGCGGAGGGAGTTCAGGGACGACGGCCCGAACACGGCGTTGTTGAAACTACTCGACGGGGAACCCAGCCCTGAACCTTTGGAACCATACGGAAAACTGGAGCTTCTCTGCATTATCCCTCCCGTGGGAGactgctgggagggagggagcgtTATATTGTCCAAGAGATCATCCATGAGGTTATCTGTCAGTCCGTCGTTCAAATTCATCGTCCCAGCCATATCAGTCAACCTGGGCAACTCCACAGTACAGGGTTTGTTTACCGATGGGGACAAGCTCGACGGACTCCCGTACAGCATTGGAGACAGTGGAGCATCATCATCTTGAACATCATCTAGCTCGGTGCTTGCCAGGATGGGCGACAAGCGGCCGCTGATGGTGCTGGCGTTCGAGTTGGTACGGGAGCGGAAGTCTGTCCAGGCATCCAGCTCGTCGCTGCTGCGGGAGGTGGGACTCCCTGGCCACttggagagctgggaagggctgtCCTCGCTCGTCTCCTGGGCGGTCTGCAGGGCTGCCTTCTTCTTCGCTGCCCGCCCTCTGCTCTTGGTGTACTTGTTGCTGTTGTCCATCGACACGGCGCGTCGCCGGGGCGCTTTGCCGCCTTTCCCGCCGTCGGGATTGATCATCCACCAAGAGCTTTTCCCGGTGCCTTCGTTCTGCACCCTGACGAATCGGCTGTGGAGTGACAAGTTGTGCCGGATGGAATTCTGCAGGaagggaacaaaacaaaaaaaaaaacacaaaacaaacaaacgtCAAGACCAGCACCCCACGTCTTTCACTGCCCCAAATCTCA
The Apus apus isolate bApuApu2 chromosome 3, bApuApu2.pri.cur, whole genome shotgun sequence genome window above contains:
- the FOXO3 gene encoding forkhead box protein O3, with protein sequence MAEASPPAPLSPLDVELDPEFEPQSRPRSCTWPLQRPELQASPAKPAGEPPADAASMIPEEEDDEEEGGGSAMAVGSATPAAGEAAATTAVPEEAARLLAPLPGGGPEGAGLSPAAAAGAGGLSGAPATAPRKCSSRRNAWGNLSYADLITRAIESSPEKRLTLSQIYDWMVRCVPYFKDKGDSNSSAGWKNSIRHNLSLHSRFVRVQNEGTGKSSWWMINPDGGKGGKAPRRRAVSMDNSNKYTKSRGRAAKKKAALQTAQETSEDSPSQLSKWPGSPTSRSSDELDAWTDFRSRTNSNASTISGRLSPILASTELDDVQDDDAPLSPMLYGSPSSLSPSVNKPCTVELPRLTDMAGTMNLNDGLTDNLMDDLLDNITLPPSQQSPTGGIMQRSSSFPYGSKGSGLGSPSSSFNNAVFGPSSLNSLRQSPMQTIQENKPATFSSISHYNNQTLQDLLASDALSHSDVMMTQSDPLMSQASTAVSAQNSRRNIMLRNDPMMSFAAQSGQGGLVNQSLPHHQHQSHSSSLSGSRALSSSISNIGLSDSNSLGSTKHQQSPVSQSMQTLSDPLSGSSLYSSSVNLPVMGHEKFPSDLDLDIFNGSLECDMESIIRSELMDADGLDFNFDSLISAQNVVSLNVGNFTGAKQASSQSWVPG